Proteins from one Fragaria vesca subsp. vesca linkage group LG6, FraVesHawaii_1.0, whole genome shotgun sequence genomic window:
- the LOC101304209 gene encoding dynein light chain LC6, flagellar outer arm-like, with amino-acid sequence MLEGKAVVRETDMPTLMQSHAMELAYKALDLHEVSDCRSIAHYIKQKFDEAYGPAWHCVVGKDFGSCITHLCGSFIFFHVEMMEFLIFKDGTDSCKSREEAIGVLQNGSLSD; translated from the exons ATGCTGGAAGGAAAAGCTGTTGTGCGCGAAACAGATATGCCAACTCTCATGCAGAGTCATGCCATGGAATTGGCTTACAAGGCTCTTGATCTACATGAAGTTTCTGATTGTCGATCCATTGCTCATTATATCAAGCAG AAATTTGATGAAGCTTATGGTCCCGCCTGGCACTGTGTTGTGGGCAAAGACTTTGGATCTTGCATCACGCATTTGTGCGGAAGTTTCATTTTCTTCCATGTGGAGATGATGGAGTTTCTCATATTCAAAGATGGCACAGACTCTTGTAAAAGCAGGGAAGAGGCTATTGGGGTTCTGCAAAATGGAAGCTTATCAGATTAG
- the LOC101304498 gene encoding uncharacterized protein LOC101304498 — MTKIDALRRFLLPCFAPSATSSSAATPTKKRLSTSLRDDIPDADLDSSSAAAAQDSDPSSPSAASVTSSVAQPRPSKSMVIGTIFGHRRGHVWFCVQHDRLSTRPALLLELSILTHQLVKEMRFGLVRITLECDDRSDLATCPLRSVPVWSLHCNGRKLGFAARRKAGDKVRLMLKTMESTTVGAGALPAGFGFGSGTSDSDGPVMYMRANYEHVIGSADSESFHLINPDQCPGQELSVFLLRSRNSV; from the coding sequence ATGACCAAGATCGATGCCCTCCGTCGATTCCTCCTCCCCTGCTTCGCCCCCTCCGCCACCTCCTCCTCCGCCGCCACCCCCACCAAGAAACGCCTCAGCACCTCCCTCCGCGACGACATCCCCGACGCCGACCTTGACTCCTCCTCCGCAGCCGCCGCCCAAGACTCCGACCCTTCCTCCCCCTCCGCCGCGTCGGTGACCTCCTCCGTCGCGCAGCCCAGGCCGTCGAAGTCGATGGTGATCGGGACCATCTTCGGGCACCGCCGAGGCCACGTGTGGTTCTGCGTCCAGCACGACCGCCTCTCGACCCGACCCGCGCTCCTCCTGGAGCTCTCGATCTTGACCCACCAGCTCGTCAAGGAAATGCGGTTCGGGTTGGTCCGGATCACCCTCGAGTGCGACGACCGCTCCGATCTCGCCACGTGTCCCCTCCGCTCCGTCCCCGTCTGGTCCCTCCACTGCAACGGCCGCAAGCTCGGGTTCGCCGCCCGGAGGAAAGCCGGCGACAAAGTCCGCCTCATGCTCAAGACCATGGAGTCCACCACCGTCGGGGCCGGGGCTCTACCCGCCGGGTTCGGGTTCGGGTCGGGCACGTCGGACTCGGACGGCCCGGTTATGTACATGAGGGCGAATTACGAGCACGTGATCGGGAGCGCGGACTCGGAGTCGTTTCATCTGATCAACCCGGATCAGTGCCCGGGTCAAGAACTCAGTGTCTTCTTGCTCCGGTCCAGAAACTCGGTCTGA
- the LOC101304793 gene encoding probable peptide/nitrate transporter At5g28470-like, producing the protein MEEGCSSIGEKDLEHATLHSSSPPPRPLGGWKAVRYILGNETFEKLASMSLVANLVLYLHTKYNLENVDSANVYNIWSGSCNVAPLIGAYLADSHLGKFSTLLYSSIASLMGMVALTLTASLHELTPPACNGQAHCEQPNAWQKLVLYSGLGLLVIGSGGLRPCNIAFGADQFDTTTEKGRAQLDSFCNWWYFLFTLALIVALTGVVYIQTNISWVLGFAIPAGCFALSILIFLLGRKLYVRVKPQGSTFGDIMKVIVASFRKFSTRTSGQSLYDAPLIGQESEQMLAHTERFKFLDKAALIVDPDELDSSGNPRTGWRLCSVQQVEQLKCVISLFPVWVSGIGAFIGMQQMPSFGTFQAIQTNRKIGNNFEMPPAWIGLVPMIALSIWIIIYESMYIPWIKKRKNDETGRLTMETRFRVGIVMSILCMVVAGLTEMKRRKSALENRSFQSPITVALLVPQFALAGLIEAFAAIALLELLTTQWPKSMRTFAGAAFFLSLSIASYGTSIIVTIVKKVTSLNGNTSWLGGNDLNKNRLDYYYYIIAALGILNLLFFEFIARHFLSDVDGHDGSRIPSTCDEEKQ; encoded by the exons ATGGAAGAAGGTTGTAGTAGTATAGGAGAGAAAGATTTGGAGCATGCGACATTGCATTCTTCATCCCCTCCTCCCCGACCGCTCGGAGGATGGAAAGCCGTCAGATACATCCTTG GGAATGAGACGTTTGAGAAGTTGGCTTCCATGAGTTTGGTGGCAAATCTGGTGCTGTATCTGCATACCAAGTATAACTTGGAAAATGTAGATTCAGCTAATGTATACAATATCTGGTCTGGTTCATGCAACGTTGCACCTCTAATTGGTGCTTACCTTGCTGATAGTCACTTGGGGAAGTTCTCCACTCTTCTATATAGCTCTATAGCATCCCTCATG GGTATGGTGGCCTTGACATTAACTGCAAGTTTACATGAACTAACTCCTCCTGCCTGCAATGGACAAGCGCATTGCGAACAACCCAACGCATGGCAGAAGTTGGTCCTCTATTCTGGTCTGGGATTGCTCGTTATTGGATCTGGAGGCCTCAGACCATGCAACATTGCCTTTGGAGCTGATCAATTTGACACCACAACGGAGAAGGGAAGAGCGCAGCTAGATAGCTTTTGCAATTGGTGGTACTTTTTGTTCACCCTTGCTCTCATCGTAGCTCTGACCGGAGTGGTCTACATACAAACTAATATCAGCTGGGTTCTGGGTTTTGCTATACCAGCTGGATGCTTTGCCTTGTCCATACTGATATTCTTGCTTGGCCGAAAATTGTACGTTCGTGTTAAGCCTCAAGGAAGCACCTTTGGGGACATAATGAAGGTAATTGTAGCTTCTTTTCGTAAGTTTAGTACAAGGACTTCAGGGCAGTCCCTTTATGATGCTCCTTTAATTGGACAAGAGTCGGAGCAAATGCTTGCTCACACAGAGAGGTTCAAGTTTCTTGATAAGGCTGCTCTAATTGTAGATCCAGATGAATTGGATAGCAGTGGCAACCCTAGAACTGGTTGGAGACTCTGCAGTGTGCAACAAGTTGAGCAACTCAAATGCGTCATATCTTTGTTCCCTGTTTGGGTAAGTGGAATTGGTGCTTTCATAGGAATGCAGCAAATGCCATCATTTGGGACCTTTCAAGCGATCCAAACAAACAGAAAGATTGGAAACAATTTCGAGATGCCACCAGCCTGGATTGGTCTCGTACCGATGATTGCACTTTCGATATGGATCATCATCTACGAAAGCATGTACATTCCCTGGATTAAGAAAAGGAAAAACGATGAGACCGGAAGATTGACAATGGAGACAAGATTCAGGGTTGGGATTGTGATGTCAATTCTGTGCATGGTGGTGGCTGGACTCACCGAAATGAAGCGCAGAAAGTCTGCTTTGGAAAACAGATCTTTCCAGTCACCTATAACTGTTGCATTGCTTGTGCCACAGTTTGCCTTGGCAGGTTTGATCGAGGCATTTGCAGCCATTGCCTTATTGGAGTTGCTTACAACACAATGGCCAAAGAGCATGAGGACTTTTGCCGGAGCGGCCTTCTTTCTCAGCTTATCCATTGCAAGCTACGGCACCTCCATTATTGTTACCATTGTCAAGAAAGTGACTAGTTTGAATGGCAATACATCATGGCTGGGTGGTAATGACCTGAACAAGAACAGGCTTGATTACTACTATTACATCATTGCTGCTCTTGGGATCTTGAACTTGTTGTTTTTCGAATTCATTGCACGCCATTTTCTGTCCGATGTCGATGGTCATGACGGTTCTAGAATCCCATCTACTTGTGATGAAGAAAAACAGTGA
- the LOC101306935 gene encoding uncharacterized protein LOC101306935 — MSGCSSSFGVSTVVSRRNEVVLRKICSQNLGLDSVRFRSMAKEVALPTFCGNRSFRNGLNLISVKKEWNNLVMSMLEPRGGRQFSLGAVTVSNEGGGTALGKDARILENEGGSKPDYDGNGVVLDGSGGNGKHPNGRGGDGGGGGGGGGGNDDGEDGDEEEFGPILKFEEVMKETEARGASLPLDMLEAAKNVGIRKVLLLRYLDLQGSAWPLGFAMKSCSMLRDRMLADPSFLFKIGTEIVIDSCCATFAEVQKRGKDFWAEFELYVADLLVGVVVNVALVGMLAPYARIGQPSLSKGFLGRMQHAYGALPSSVFEAERSGFGYSVKQRIATYFFKGILYGAVGFGCGIIGQGIANLIMTAKRSIKKSEEDIPVPPLIKSAALWGVFLAVSSNTRYQIINGLERLVETSPLAKQIPPVALAFTVGVRFANNVYGGMQFVDWARWSGVQ; from the exons ATGTCTGGTTGTTCTTCAAGTTTTGGAGTATCGACTGTTGTTTCCAGGCGGAACGAGGTGGTTTTGAGGAAGATTTGTAGTCAGAATTTGGGTTTAGATAGTGTTAGGTTTAGGAGTATGGCAAAGGAGGTAGCTTTACCGACCTTTTGTGGGAATAGAAGCTTTAGAAATGGGCTGAATTTGATTTCGGTGAAGAAAGAGTGGAATAATTTGGTCATGAGTATGTTAGAGCCTCGGGGTGGAAGGCAATTCAGCTTGGGTGCAGTCACAGTTTCGAATGAGGGAGGTGGTACTGCTCTAGGGAAGGATGCTAGGATTTTGGAGAATGAGGGCGGTTCAAAGCCTGATTATGATGGTAATGGGGTTGTGCTTGATGGTAGTGGTGGTAATGGGAAGCATCCTAATGGAAGAGGAGGAGATGGAGGAGGCGGAGGAGGTGGTGGCGGTGGTAATGATGATGGGGAAGACGGAGATGAAGAAGAGTTTGGGCCAATTCTGAAATTTGAAGAAGTTATGAAAGAGACTGAGGCTCGAGGGGCTAGTCTTCCCCTTGATATGTTAGAGGCTGCCAAGAATGTGGGAATTCGCAAAGTGCTTCTCCTTAGATATCTGGATTTGCAG GGGTCAGCCTGGCCTCTTGGCTTTGCAATGAAGTCATGCTCTATGCTTCGAGATCGTATGCTAGCTGACCCATCTTTTCTTTTCAAAATTGGAACAGAG ATAGTCATTGATTCTTGTTGCGCTACATTTGCTGAAGTTCAAAAGAGGGGAAAAGATTTTTGGGCCGAATTTGAGTTGTACGTTGCAGACCTTTTGGTTGGGGTAGTGGTTAATGTTGCTTTGGTTGGAATGTTGGCACCCTATGCTCGTATTGGGCAACCATCCCTATCAAAAGGGTTCCTTGGACGCATGCAACATGCTTATGGAGCTCTTCCTAGCAG TGTGTTTGAAGCTGAAAGATCAGGATTTGGATATTCTGTAAAACAGAGAATTGCAACTTATTTTTTCAAG GGGATCTTATATGGGGCAGTTGGTTTCGGATGTGGTATTATTGGCCAAGGAATTGCAAACTTAATTATGACTGCTAAGCG GAGCATTAAGAAATCAGAAGAAGACATACCAGTGCCACCTCTAATCAAGAGTGCAGCTCTTTGGG GTGTTTTCCTTGCCGTCTCTTCAAACACCCGCTATCAGATAATCAATGGACTTGAACGCTTGGTAGAGACATCGCCTTTGGCAAAGCAGATCCCACCTGTGGCATTGGCTTTCACTGTTGGTGTACGATTTGCCAACAACGTGTATGGTGGAATGCAGTTCGTAGACTGGGCTAGATGGAGTGGGGTGCAATAA
- the LOC101305094 gene encoding putative receptor protein kinase ZmPK1-like, which yields MEVPKFLILLLFAATVASFQTRSLGLQSLRQGSSLEVEEESVLVSPKGTFSSGFYNISTNASCYSVWYTNTVHKTVVWMANRDTPVSVRQSKLSLQRNGNLVLTDGVGSTVWSTNTLSNASMEFHLRLLETGNLVLLNQAERIIWQSFDSPTDTLLPSQQFDKSKTLVSMRSRGTYLSGYYNFKFDGNNVLYLTHDSPLVSSVYWPKMDVSVFGSGRSPYNSSRVAVLDERGKFVSSDNLKFKASDYGVGPKRRLTLDYDGLIRMYSLDESTGLWKVSWLPEIDYCRVHGLCGEYGICTYKPEPTCTCPPGFSLTDPSDWSKGCSPPYNLSHDSKKLDFMELPYTDYYGSDLDTYHMGISFEECRNTCLNDTRCKGFGFALDGFGQCYPKNFLLNGFRVPSTPSIIHIKILKASLSPQVLQPETYELNCSRAEVAYKSSGPRVKKSNQYIKYLIGFVTSFAIFEAICIGLTWWCVLRKHAGEDYVSIGYMELVMEIKRFTYAELKRATKDFTQEIGKGGFGAVYKGVLGDGRVVAVKRLEGIVQGDAEFWAEVSVIGNINHRNLVKLWGFCAENEHKLLVYEYHENGSLDKILFSDVELGLEQRYNIALGTAKGLSYLHEECLEWVLHCDVKPQNILLDDQLEPKVADFGMSKLFKDIPDDTGFSRARGTRGYMAPEWMMNLKIDAKVDVYSYGIVLLELLTGKSASILLTPQASPLPKNKEHNQVVQCVIEKIIREGLEDVIDPRLHHEFNNKKLERLMKVALLCVHEDRNARPAMSKVVELLIPNE from the coding sequence ATGGAAGTTCCTAAATTTCTCATTCTTCTACTTTTTGCCGCAACAGTTGCTTCTTTCCAAACACGGTCACTAGGGCTGCAAAGCTTAAGGCAAGGGAGCTCCTTGGAAGTCGAGGAAGAGAGTGTCTTGGTTTCACCAAAAGGAACTTTCTCTAGTGGATTTTACAACATCAGCACCAATGCCTCTTGCTATTCAGTATGGTACACCAACACTGTCCACAAAACAGTTGTCTGGATGGCTAACAGAGACACACCTGTCAGTGTAAGACAGTCAAAATTAAGCCTCCAGAGAAATGGCAACCTGGTCTTGACTGATGGAGTTGGTTCAACAGTATGGTCAACTAACACTTTATCTAATGCAAGCATGGAGTTTCACCTTCGACTTCTTGAAACCGGAAATTTGGTACTGCTCAACCAAGCAGAGAGGATCATCTGGCAGAGTTTTGATTCTCCCACAGACACACTTTTACCATCGCAGCAATTTGACAAGAGCAAAACCTTGGTGTCCATGAGAAGTCGAGGTACATACTTGTCTGGTTACTATAATTTCAAATTTGATGGTAATAATGTGTTGTACCTCACCCACGATAGCCCTCTAGTGTCAAGTGTTTATTGGCCAAAGATGGATGTGTCTGTTTTTGGTAGTGGCAGATCACCTTACAATAGCTCTAGAGTAGCAGTATTGGATGAACGAGGAAAATTTGTATCAAGTGACAATTTAAAGTTCAAAGCATCTGACTATGGGGTTGGTCCAAAGCGCCGTCTAACCTTGGATTATGATGGCCTCATAAGAATGTACAGTCTAGATGAATCAACTGGACTTTGGAAAGTCTCATGGTTGCCTGAAATTGATTATTGCCGGGTTCATGGCTTATGTGGTGAGTATGGTATTTGCACTTACAAACCAGAACCAACTTGTACTTGCCCTCCTGGTTTTTCCCTGACTGATCCTTCAGACTGGTCCAAAGGCTGCTCACCTCCATACAATTTGTCTCATGACTCAAAAAAGTTGGACTTCATGGAGCTTCCTTACACAGATTACTACGGATCTGATTTGGACACCTATCATATGGGAATCTCTTTCGAAGAATGCAGGAATACATGCCTGAATGATACAAGGTGCAAAGGGTTTGGATTTGCACTAGACGGATTTGGACAGTGTTACCCTAAGAACTTTCTTCTTAATGGATTTCGTGTGCCAAGTACTCCCAGCATCATCCATATTAAGATTTTGAAAGCTTCACTGAGTCCTCAAGTACTCCAGCCAGAGACATATGAGTTGAACTGTTCCAGGGCAGAAGTTGCTTATAAAAGTAGTGGTCCTCGAGTGAAAAAGAGCAATCAGTATATTAAGTACCTGATTGGCTTTGTAACTTCTTTTGCAATATTTGAAGCCATCTGCATTGGCTTGACATGGTGGTGCGTGTTGCGAAAGCATGCTGGTGAGGACTATGTGAGCATTGGTTACATGGAATTAGTCATGGAAATCAAACGTTTCACCTATGCAGAACTGAAAAGAGCAACCAAGGATTTCACACAGGAGATAGGAAAAGGCGGTTTTGGAGCAGTTTATAAAGGGGTTCTTGGCGATGGAAGAGTTGTTGCTGTGAAGAGACTAGAAGGCATCGTGCAAGGAGATGCAGAGTTTTGGGCAGAGGTTAGTGTTATAGGGAATATCAACCACAGAAACTTGGTTAAGCTTTGGGGTTTCTGTGCTGAGAATGAACATAAGCTATTGGTGTATGAGTACCATGAGAATGGATCCTTGGATAAAATCTTGTTCTCAGATGTGGAATTAGGATTGGAGCAGCGATACAACATTGCATTAGGAACTGCAAAGGGTTTGTCATATTTGCACGAGGAGTGCTTGGAATGGGTGCTCCACTGTGATGTAAAGCCTCAGAACATTCTTTTAGATGACCAACTTGAACCAAAAGTGGCAGACTTTGGCATGTCAAAGTTGTTCAAAGACATTCCTGATGACACTGGGTTTTCAAGAGCTCGCGGCACCAGAGGTTACATGGCTCCAGAGTGGATGATGAATCTGAAGATTGATGCAAAGGTAGATGTCTACAGCTACGGGATTGTTTTGTTAGAACTACTGACTGGAAAGAGTGCTTCTATTCTACTTACGCCCCAGGCTAGTCCCCTCCCAAAGAACAAAGAACACAACCAAGTAGTACAATGTGTGATTGAAAAAATCATCAGAGAAGGGCTTGAGGATGTGATTGATCCTAGACTACACCACGAATTCAACAACAAGAAGCTTGAAAGATTGATGAAAGTTGCTCTACTTTGTGTGCATGAAGACCGCAATGCAAGGCCAGCCATGAGTAAGGTTGTGGAGCTTCTAATTCCAAATGAGTAG
- the LOC101305393 gene encoding putative receptor protein kinase ZmPK1-like: protein MKVLTFLLILLFAATFSQSQEQLQGMPSLRRGNSLKAEEENNVLVSPDGTFTSGFYKVGANASCYSIWFTKSVNKTVVWMANRDRPVSKRGSKLTLHANGNLVLTDALGSLVWSTNTISNEDTEVVLLDTGNLVLRNQAKRVIWQSFDSPTDTLLPTQPLTKNTTLVSMRSQGTYLSGFYNFKFDDNSVLFLIYNGPQLSSVYWPRIIPSVFESGRNPYNSSRVAILDVAGQFISSDNMQFKASDYGVGPKRRLTMDYDGILRLYSLGEPTGMWELSWLPDGVDACRVQGLCGEYGICTYKPEPTCTCPSGFFLNDPSDWSKGCSPPFNLTQDTSKLDFLELPYTDYYGYDMVSYTLGISFEACRNSCLVDSKCLGFGYALDGKGECYPKSLLLNGYRLSDVKSIIHVKIPKGFLNPGAVQTRLETHDLNCSAVRFHVSTDLETEKGNGNQYMKYLVGFLSSFGVIEAICISLTWWFVFRKQAHEEMVNMGYMALAINAVGFKRFTYAELKKATNNFKHEIGEGGFGTVYKGVLDGERVVAVKRLEGIVQGDAEFWAEVSVIGNINHMNLVKLYGFCADNDHKLLVYEYMENGSLDKLLFSDVELDLEQRYNIALGTAKGLSYLHEECLEWVLHCDGEIWGGSCHVKPQNILLDEHLEPKVADFGMSKLFKLDNDDAGNGFSRVRGTRGYMAPEWMVNLKIDSKADVYSYGIVLLELLSGKSASILLTAFAQEYTEHNQLVQCVTEKIRVEGLKEVIDPRLHHNFNRNKLERLMKVALLCVQEDRSARPAMSKVVELLLENDE, encoded by the exons ATGAAAGTTCTCACATTTCTCCTCATTTTGCTATTTGCAGCAACATTTTCTCAGAGTCAAGAACAGTTACAAGGGATGCCAAGCTTAAGGAGAGGGAACTCCTTGAAAGCTGAGGAGGAGAACAACGTCTTGGTTTCACCAGATGGAACATTTACCAGTGGATTTTACAAAGTTGGTGCCAATGCCTCCTGTTATTCAATTTGGTTCACCAAAAGTGTCAATAAAACAGTTGTCTGGATGGCTAACCGAGACAGGCCTGTTAGCAAAAGAGGCTCTAAGCTCACCCTCCATGCAAATGGCAACCTGGTTTTGACAGATGCACTTGGTTCACTTGTGTGGTCAACCAACACAATCTCTAACGAAGACACAGAAGTTGTTCTTCTTGATACAGGAAATTTGGTGCTGAGGAATCAAGCCAAGAGGGTAATCTGGCAGAGTTTTGATTCTCCCACAGACACACTTCTACCAACACAGCCACTCACCAAGAACACGACCTTGGTATCCATGAGAAGCCAAGGTACATACTTATCTGGATTCTATAACTTCAAGTTCGATGATAACAGTGTCTTGTTTCTCATCTACAATGGCCCTCAACTTTCTAGTGTTTATTGGCCTCGGATTATTCCAAGTGTTTTTGAGAGTGGTAGAAATCCTTACAACAGCTCCAGGGTGGCAATTTTGGATGTGGCCGGACAATTTATATCTAGTGACAACATGCAGTTCAAAGCATCTGACTATGGGGTTGGTCCAAAGAGGCGTTTAACTATGGATTATGATGGCATCTTAAGATTGTACAGTCTTGGTGAACCGACAGGGATGTGGGAACTCTCATGGTTGCCTGATGGTGTTGATGCATGCCGGGTTCAAGGCTTGTGCGGTGAATATGGTATTTGCACATACAAACCAGAACCTACTTGTACCTGCCCTTCAGGGTTTTTCCTAAATGATCCCTCAGATTGGTCCAAAGGCTGCTCACCTCCCTTCAATTTGACTCAAGATACAAGCAAGCTGGATTTCCTGGAGCTTCCTTACACAGATTACTATGGATATGACATGGTAAGCTACACTCTTGGAATCTCTTTTGAAGCATGCAGGAATTCATGTCTGGTGGATTCAAAATGCTTGGGATTCGGATATGCACTGGACGGGAAAGGAGAGTGTTACCCTAAGAGTCTTCTGCTCAATGGATATCGTCTATCGGATGTTAAGAGCATCATCCATGTTAAGATTCCAAAAGGTTTTCTGAATCCTGGTGCAGTACAAACCAGACTAGAGACACATGATTTGAACTGTTCAGCGGTACGGTTTCATGTAAGTACTGATCTTGAAACAGAAAAGGGCAATGGAAACCAGTACATGAAATACCTTGTTGGATTTTTGAGTTCCTTTGGGGTAATTGAAGCAATATGCATCAGCTTGACATGGTGGTTTGTTTTCCGTAAGCAAGCTCATGAGGAAATGGTGAACATGGGGTATATGGCATTAGCCATAAATGCTGTAGGATTCAAACGTTTCACCTATGCAGAACTGAAGAAAGCAACCAATAACTTCAAACATGAGATAGGAGAAGGAGGGTTCGGAACAGTCTATAAAGGGGTTCTGGATGGTGAAAGAGTTGTAGCTGTGAAGAGACTAGAAGGCATTGTGCAAGGAGATGCAGAGTTTTGGGCAGAGGTTAGTGTCATAGGGAATATCAATCATATGAACTTGGTTAAACTATATGGTTTCTGTGCTGATAATGATCATAAGCTCTTGGTGTATGAGTACATGGAGAATGGATCCTTGGATAAACTCTTGTTCTCAGATGTTGAATTAGATTTGGAGCAGAGATACAATATTGCATTAGGCACTGCAAAGGGTTTGTCATATCTACATGAGGAGTGTCTGGAATGGGTACTCCACTGTGAT GGTGAAATTTGGGGTGGGTCGTGTCATGTAAAGCCTCAAAACATACTGTTAGATGAGCATCTTGAACCTAAGGTAGCAGATTTTGGCATGTCAAAGTTATTCAAACTTGACAATGATGATGCAGGCAATGGATTTTCGAGAGTTCGAGGTACCAGAGGTTATATGGCTCCAGAGTGGATGGTGAACCTGAAAATTGATTCAAAGGCAGATGTCTACAGCTATGGGATTGTTTTGTTGGAGCTACTGAGTGGAAAGAGTGCATCTATTCTGCTTACAGCTTTTGCACAAGAGTACACTGAGCACAACCAACTGGTACAATGTGTGACTGAAAAGATCAGAGTCGAAGGGCTTAAGGAAGTGATTGATCCTAGACTCCATCATAATTTTAACAGGAACAAGCTCGAAAGACTGATGAAGGTTGCTCTTCTGTGTGTGCAAGAAGACCGCAGCGCAAGACCTGCCATGAGCAAGGTTGTAGAGCTTCTACTTGAGAATGATGAGTGA
- the LOC101305685 gene encoding putative receptor protein kinase ZmPK1-like translates to MPPVWFTNTVNKTVVWMANRDNPVNKRGSKLTLHGNGNLVLTDAQAVQDCIRHRKWVLHCDVKPQNILLDDYLEPKVADFGMSKLFKDIHDEGVGFSKVRGTRGYMAPEWMVNLKIDAKADVYSYGIVLLEILSGKSASVLLSAFAQEYIEHNQLVQCVTEKIRVEGLKEVIDPRLHHDINKKKLERLMKVALMSVQEDRNARPAMS, encoded by the exons ATGCCTCCTGTTTGGTTCACCAATACTGTCAATAAAACAGTTGTCTGGATGGCTAACCGAGATAATCCTGTCAACAAAAGAGGCTCAAAGCTAACCCTCCATGGAAATGGCAACCTGGTTTTGACTGATGCACAAG CGGTACAAGATTGCATTAGGCACCGCAAATGGGTACTCCACTGTGATGTAAAGCCTCAAAATATACTGTTAGACGACTATCTTGAACCTAAGGTGGCAGATTTTGGCATGTCTAAGTTGTTCAAAGACATTCATGATGAAGGTGTTGGATTTTCGAAAGTTCGTGGCACCAGAGGTTATATGGCTCCAGAGTGGATGGTGAACCTGAAAATTGATGCAAAGGCAGATGTCTACAGCTATGGCATTGTTCTGTTGGAGATACTGAGTGGAAAGAGTGCTTCTGTTCTGCTTTCAGCTTTTGCACAAGAGTACATTGAACACAACCAACTAGTACAATGTGTGACTGAAAAGATCAGAGTAGAAGGGCTTAAGGAAGTGATAGATCCTCGACTTCATCATGATATCAACAAAAAGAAGCTCGAAAGATTGATGAAGGTTGCTCTTATGAGCGTACAAGAAGATCGAAATGCACGACCTGCCATGAGTTAG